A single genomic interval of Acidobacteriota bacterium harbors:
- the tnpA gene encoding IS200/IS605 family transposase gives MPNTYTRIYIHFVFAVSGRCNLLHGDRLDDVCRYVTGIVQNQGHKLLAIGGMPDHLHVLVGLNPTGAISALARDMKSGSTRFIKEKGWFGGYAWQSGFGAFSYSRSQLDRVVRYILNQRSHHARVPFRTEYLTLLDRFDISYDEQYLFEFYD, from the coding sequence ATGCCAAACACCTACACCCGGATTTACATCCATTTCGTCTTCGCCGTGAGCGGACGGTGCAATCTCCTCCACGGTGACCGACTGGACGACGTCTGCCGGTACGTCACCGGCATCGTGCAGAACCAGGGCCACAAACTCCTCGCCATCGGGGGCATGCCGGACCATCTCCATGTCCTCGTCGGCCTCAACCCTACCGGGGCGATCTCCGCCCTGGCCCGGGACATGAAGAGCGGATCCACCCGCTTCATCAAGGAGAAGGGTTGGTTCGGCGGATACGCCTGGCAAAGCGGGTTCGGAGCCTTCTCCTATTCCCGTTCGCAATTGGACCGGGTGGTGCGATATATCCTCAACCAGAGATCCCACCATGCCCGGGTCCCCTTCCGAACGGAATATCTCACGCTCCTGGACCGTTTCGACATTTCCTATGACGAACAATACCTTTTCGAATTCTACGATTGA
- the tnpA gene encoding IS200/IS605 family transposase, translating into MPNTFTRIYIHFVFAVSGRCNLLHGDRLDDVCRYVTGIAQNQGHKLLAIGGMPDHLHVLVGLNPTGAISALARDMKSGSTRFIKEKGWFGGYAWQSGFGAFSYSRSQLDRVVRYILNQRSHHARVPPFRTEYLTLLDRFDISHDEQYLFEFYD; encoded by the coding sequence ATGCCAAACACCTTCACCCGGATTTACATCCATTTCGTCTTCGCCGTCAGCGGACGGTGCAATCTCCTCCACGGTGACCGACTGGACGACGTCTGCCGGTACGTCACCGGCATCGCGCAGAACCAGGGCCACAAACTCCTCGCCATCGGGGGCATGCCGGACCATCTCCATGTCCTCGTCGGCCTCAACCCTACCGGGGCGATCTCCGCCCTGGCCCGGGACATGAAGAGCGGATCCACCCGCTTCATCAAGGAGAAGGGTTGGTTCGGCGGATACGCCTGGCAAAGCGGGTTCGGAGCCTTCTCCTATTCCCGTTCGCAATTGGACCGGGTGGTGCGATATATCCTCAACCAGAGATCCCACCATGCCCGGGTCCCCCCCTTCCGAACGGAATATCTCACGCTCCTGGACCGTTTCGACATTTCCCATGACGAACAATACCTTTTCGAATTCTACGATTGA
- a CDS encoding fused MFS/spermidine synthase, producing MREIRLTVGATTAAVSTLLAVYMGGLALGAAAFGRLVDRSRAPLRLYALLELAIGLYALLLPVLASWAGPVYVALARSVPESPALLLVLRATYGAVLVLPPTILMGGTLPVLARFVGRCERTFGRELGTLYGANLVGACLGSLAAAFLLIPALGLRGATVSAVLANLGIGLAALAWNARDRGPAAVTETAGGGAPVARPPADRLRALLTATAFVSGFTSLGYEVLWTRVLLFAFTSTLQAFALILATFLAGLALGSGLFALVERRGPRLRLLSAALSFGGLLALVMVPLSLRATEIVRWFAAGASSGPGAVTAGMALAAGLVILLPATLMGFVFPMVSRLLTPDLRHAGKGIGRAYMVNTVGAVLGSLATGFVLIPLLGLKGALVTLAAVQAAMGWALLPWAEGRAAARRLALLSGLGLLAGVAGAAVLLRGPNPFDPVPGRDVVAHRDGVSASVSVVRNERGGKSLRIDGFEAASSDAVGAYMGMMTHIPMLLHPDPRAVLVICFGTGTTAGAGLRYPGARVDVVDIDANVLAMAGHFREVNGGVAESPRARLVVDDGRNYLLTTLRRYDVITSEPMPPVFAGVTNLYSREYYELARRRLKPGGLLVQWLPFHLVSASEAWSILGTVQAVFPETTLWVHGLTGIIVARADGPVEIDPGRVSARLADPGLRGELARFGVRGAAAFVDLYMLGPDGARRVAGDAALVTDDFPLLETHAPLWLGGRRVVGLLGLNEAQALEAVYRQRLAERLPLSPSPDAERCRQGWALDSYRLLGGFYLDTGLPDQAAAAFGAGLETARTPPERALLLCDLAAAAVRRGDAGEARRRVADSLALVPGYPPALRLKEALDPVVPSK from the coding sequence ATGCGGGAAATCCGCCTGACGGTGGGCGCCACCACCGCGGCCGTCAGCACCCTCCTGGCCGTCTACATGGGCGGCCTCGCCCTGGGGGCGGCGGCCTTCGGGCGGCTCGTCGACCGGAGCCGGGCCCCCCTGCGGCTGTACGCCCTCCTGGAACTCGCCATCGGCCTGTACGCCCTGCTGCTTCCCGTCCTGGCGTCCTGGGCGGGCCCCGTCTACGTGGCGCTGGCCCGGTCCGTCCCGGAGAGCCCCGCCCTCCTGCTGGTCCTGCGGGCGACCTACGGCGCCGTGCTGGTGCTCCCGCCGACGATCCTGATGGGCGGCACGCTGCCGGTGCTCGCCCGCTTCGTGGGCCGCTGCGAGCGCACTTTCGGCCGCGAGCTCGGGACCCTCTACGGCGCCAACCTCGTCGGGGCGTGCCTGGGAAGCCTCGCCGCCGCCTTCCTGCTGATCCCCGCCCTGGGGCTTCGGGGGGCGACGGTGTCGGCGGTCCTGGCCAACCTCGGGATTGGCCTGGCGGCCCTGGCGTGGAACGCGCGCGACCGGGGGCCCGCGGCGGTCACCGAAACGGCGGGCGGGGGCGCCCCCGTCGCGCGGCCCCCCGCGGACCGGCTCCGCGCCCTGCTCACGGCGACCGCGTTCGTCTCCGGCTTCACCTCGCTGGGGTACGAGGTCCTGTGGACGCGGGTGCTGCTCTTCGCCTTCACCAGCACCCTGCAGGCCTTCGCCCTGATCCTGGCCACCTTCCTCGCGGGGCTCGCCCTGGGGAGCGGCCTCTTCGCCCTCGTGGAGCGGCGGGGGCCGCGCCTTCGGCTCCTCTCGGCGGCCCTGTCCTTCGGGGGGCTGCTGGCCCTGGTCATGGTCCCGCTCAGCCTGCGCGCCACGGAGATCGTCCGCTGGTTCGCGGCCGGGGCGTCGAGCGGCCCGGGGGCCGTCACGGCGGGCATGGCGCTCGCCGCGGGCCTCGTGATCCTGCTGCCCGCCACCCTGATGGGCTTCGTGTTCCCCATGGTGAGCCGGTTGCTCACCCCCGATCTCCGCCACGCCGGGAAGGGGATCGGCCGGGCCTACATGGTCAACACCGTCGGGGCGGTCCTCGGGTCGCTGGCGACGGGCTTCGTCCTCATCCCCCTCCTGGGGCTCAAGGGCGCCCTGGTTACCCTGGCCGCCGTCCAGGCGGCCATGGGCTGGGCCCTGCTCCCCTGGGCGGAAGGCCGGGCCGCGGCCCGCCGGCTCGCGCTGCTCTCCGGCCTGGGGCTGCTGGCCGGGGTGGCGGGGGCGGCGGTGCTGCTGCGCGGGCCCAACCCCTTCGATCCCGTGCCGGGGAGGGACGTCGTGGCCCACCGTGACGGGGTCTCGGCGTCGGTCAGCGTGGTGCGGAACGAGCGCGGGGGGAAGTCCCTGCGCATCGACGGCTTCGAGGCGGCCTCCTCCGACGCCGTGGGGGCCTACATGGGCATGATGACCCACATCCCCATGCTGCTCCACCCCGACCCGCGCGCGGTGCTGGTGATCTGCTTCGGGACCGGGACGACGGCGGGGGCGGGGCTGCGCTACCCTGGGGCGCGCGTGGACGTGGTGGACATCGACGCCAACGTCCTCGCCATGGCGGGTCACTTCCGGGAGGTGAACGGCGGCGTGGCGGAAAGCCCCCGTGCCCGCCTCGTGGTGGACGACGGCCGGAATTACCTGCTCACCACCCTCCGCCGCTACGACGTCATCACCTCCGAGCCCATGCCGCCCGTCTTCGCGGGCGTCACGAACCTCTATTCCCGCGAGTACTACGAACTCGCCCGGCGGCGTCTCAAGCCCGGCGGGCTCCTGGTCCAGTGGCTCCCCTTCCACCTCGTGAGCGCCTCCGAGGCCTGGTCGATCCTGGGGACGGTGCAGGCGGTGTTCCCCGAGACGACCCTGTGGGTTCACGGCCTCACGGGGATCATCGTCGCCCGCGCGGACGGGCCCGTGGAGATCGACCCGGGGCGCGTGAGCGCCCGGCTGGCCGACCCGGGCCTGCGGGGGGAACTCGCCCGCTTCGGGGTGAGGGGCGCCGCGGCGTTCGTGGACCTGTACATGCTGGGCCCCGACGGGGCCCGGCGGGTCGCCGGCGACGCGGCGCTCGTCACCGACGACTTCCCCCTCCTGGAGACCCACGCGCCCCTGTGGCTGGGCGGGCGGAGGGTCGTCGGCCTCCTGGGCCTCAACGAGGCGCAGGCCCTGGAAGCCGTGTACCGGCAGCGCCTGGCGGAGCGGCTTCCCCTGAGCCCCTCCCCGGACGCGGAGCGCTGCCGGCAGGGGTGGGCCCTCGACTCGTACCGGCTGCTGGGCGGCTTTTACCTCGACACGGGCCTGCCGGACCAGGCGGCGGCGGCGTTCGGGGCCGGCCTGGAGACGGCGCGGACGCCCCCGGAGCGCGCCCTGCTGCTGTGCGACCTCGCCGCCGCCGCCGTCCGGCGGGGCGACGCCGGGGAGGCCCGCCGCCGCGTGGCCGACAGCCTCGCCCTGGTCCCCGGCTACCCCCCGGCGCTGCGGCTGAAGGAGGCGCTCGACCCGGTCGTCCCTTCAAAGTGA
- a CDS encoding N-acetylmuramoyl-L-alanine amidase, whose translation MKNALVALLVLLAAGCFRGPRIDTSRHARSQDSRVRFLVLHFTQESWSNSLRILTEGDVSSHYLVRDNPVRIYRLVDENRRAYHAGLSSWKGQTQLNSASIGIEIVNGGAREGPEGLSFADYPPAQVDAVIDLVRDIAARHGIPGENILGHAEIAPQRKLDPGPKFPWQRLADAGLIPWPDPAAVAGKLAAYRSRLPAVAWFQARLAQHGYETPRTGELDPPTRRVLGIFQMKYRPRCCDGTPDAETAALLDVLTTPPPEG comes from the coding sequence GTGAAAAACGCCCTCGTCGCCCTGCTCGTGCTGCTCGCCGCCGGGTGTTTCCGGGGGCCCCGCATCGACACCTCCCGCCACGCCCGGAGCCAGGACAGCCGGGTGCGCTTCCTCGTGCTCCACTTCACCCAGGAGTCGTGGTCGAACTCCCTGCGGATCCTCACCGAGGGCGACGTGAGCAGCCACTACCTCGTACGGGACAACCCCGTCCGGATCTACCGGCTCGTGGACGAGAACCGGCGGGCCTACCACGCCGGGCTCAGTTCCTGGAAGGGCCAGACCCAGCTCAACAGCGCCTCCATCGGCATCGAGATCGTCAACGGGGGGGCGCGGGAGGGCCCCGAAGGCCTGTCCTTCGCCGACTACCCCCCCGCCCAGGTCGACGCCGTGATCGACCTGGTCCGGGACATCGCCGCCCGTCACGGGATCCCGGGAGAGAACATCCTCGGCCACGCCGAGATCGCGCCCCAGCGCAAGCTCGACCCCGGCCCGAAGTTCCCCTGGCAGCGCCTGGCCGACGCGGGGCTGATCCCCTGGCCCGACCCGGCAGCCGTGGCCGGGAAACTCGCGGCCTACAGAAGCCGTCTCCCCGCCGTCGCCTGGTTCCAGGCCCGGCTGGCCCAACACGGTTACGAGACACCGCGGACGGGCGAACTCGATCCCCCCACCCGCCGGGTCTTGGGCATCTTCCAGATGAAGTACCGTCCCCGGTGCTGCGACGGGACCCCCGACGCCGAAACCGCCGCCCTCCTGGACGTCCTGACGACGCCCCCGCCCGAGGGGTGA
- a CDS encoding ParA family protein encodes MGKVITIANQKGGVGKTTTAINLSASLSLAEKKVLVVDCDSQANCTSGLGCRRQGLPRTMYHVLVMGEPMEKIIRPTEMEGLFLAPSDKNLAGANIELAERENREFVLKEAIAPLREVFDYIVIDSPPAIDFLTINSLVAADSVLVPIQCEYFALEGVSELWDTLIRIRRGFNPRLAVEGLLLTMYDERLNLSQQVKDDLRNFFRDQVLQSIIPRNIRLAEAPSFGKPIILHDARSRGANAYISVAKEIIDHEKASAR; translated from the coding sequence ATGGGCAAAGTCATCACGATCGCCAACCAGAAAGGGGGCGTGGGCAAGACCACCACGGCCATCAACCTCTCTGCCTCGCTCTCCCTGGCGGAGAAGAAGGTCCTGGTGGTGGACTGCGACTCCCAGGCCAACTGTACCAGCGGCCTCGGGTGCCGCCGGCAGGGTTTGCCCCGGACCATGTACCACGTGCTGGTCATGGGCGAACCCATGGAGAAGATCATCCGCCCCACGGAGATGGAGGGGCTCTTCCTCGCCCCGTCCGACAAGAACCTGGCCGGGGCCAACATCGAGCTGGCGGAACGCGAGAACCGGGAGTTCGTGCTCAAGGAGGCCATCGCCCCCCTGCGGGAGGTCTTCGACTACATCGTCATCGACTCGCCGCCGGCCATCGACTTCCTCACCATAAACAGCCTGGTGGCGGCGGACTCGGTCCTGGTCCCGATCCAGTGCGAGTACTTCGCCCTGGAGGGCGTCTCGGAGCTGTGGGACACCCTGATCCGCATCCGGCGCGGCTTCAACCCGCGGCTGGCCGTGGAGGGGCTGCTGCTGACCATGTACGACGAGCGCCTCAACCTCTCCCAGCAGGTGAAGGACGACCTCCGGAACTTCTTCCGCGACCAGGTGCTGCAGTCCATCATCCCCCGCAACATCCGGCTGGCGGAGGCCCCCAGCTTCGGCAAGCCCATCATCCTCCACGACGCCCGTTCGCGGGGCGCGAACGCCTACATCTCCGTGGCAAAGGAAATCATCGACCATGAAAAGGCAAGCGCTCGGTAA